GCGAAGGTTCATCGAACGATCTCCTGAAAGTGAAATGCAGTAGCGCCGCCTTATTCGCGCGAAAGACGGCCACGGATGGGGCGCGCCCCACATTTCGTCAGTCTGTGAAGATCAGGCTTCGCCCGCCGCCTCCAGCCGCGCGATGCGGCGGTCCATGTCGGCGACCTGGTCCTTGAGCCGCTGCTTCTCGGAGGCCATGTCGACGGGCGTGCCGTCCTCATAGGTCAGTTGGGCGCCCTTCTCGATCAGGTCGAGACGATACAGGGCCGTGACGCGGGTCGCCTTGAACCGCTCCAGCTCGCCTTCCTTGGAAATGACGCGGGCCATGTCAGCGCGCCGCCACGACGATGACCTCGACCCGGTAGTCGGGCGTGGCCAGCTTCGCCTCGCAGGTGGCGCGGGCGGGCGGATGGGCCGGGTCGATCCAGGCGTCCCACACGGCGTTCATGGCCTCGAATTCGGCGATGTCGGCCAGCCAGACCTGGGCCGACAGGATCTTCGACTTGTCGCTGCCGCACTCGGCCAGCAGGACCTCGATCTCGGCCAGGGCGGTGCGCGTCTGGGCGGCGACGTCCTCGCCCGGCTCGCCGACCTGGCCAGCCAGATAGATGGTCTCGCCGTGGATCACGGCCTGGCTCATGCGGCGGTCGGGCTGGATGCGGGTGATCATGGCGGCTCCTTGGACTGGCGGCGGACTTAACGCGGCGACGCGGCCGCTCCAAGGGCAAACGCCGCACGGCCGCCGCCGCGACGTCTTCCTAAACGCAAAAAGCCGTGTCACAGGAAGCGCCATGGAAACGACCCGCATCGAGAACCGCATCGGCGTGCGCGCCTCGGCCGACCGCATCTGGGAGGTGCTGGCGGACCTGGGCGGCTGGAGCCGCTGGAACCCGCACGAGACCCAGGTGGAGGGCGCCCTGTCCTTCGGCGCCGCCATCACCCTGACCGAGGCCATCCCCGACCTGGGCGAACGCCGGGTCGAGGCGCGGCTGGGCGACTGGCAGCCCCTGTCGCAACTGATCTGGACCGAGCGCCGCGGCTTCCTGTTCAACGCCGTGCGCTACTATGAGATCGAGCAGCTGGAGCCCGGCAGTTGCATCGTCGCCAACGGCATGATCTTCACCGGCCTGCGCGGCGAACTGTTCCACGACAAGCACCGCGCCCGCATCCGCCCCGCCTATGAGGCCATCAACGCCGCCCTGAAGCAGGTCGCCGAAGAGGGCTGAGCAAACCCTCGCCCGATGGGAGAGGAAGGCCCTGAGCCGGCCTTCACCCGCCCTTGGTCATGTCCTGGATGTTGATGATGGCCGGGCCCAGGATGACCACGAACAGCACCGGCAGGAAGAACAGGATCATCGGCACGGTCAGCTTGGCCGGCAGGGCGGCCGCCTTCTTCTCGGCGGCGGCCAGGCGCAGGTCGCGGTTCTCCTTGGCCATGACGCGCAGGGCGGCGCCCAGGGGGGTGCCGTAGGTCTCGGCCTGGGTCATGGCCGTGGCCACGGCCTTGATGCCGGGATGCTGGGTGCGCTTGGCCATGCCCTCATAGGCCAGCCGACGATCGGGCAGATAGCTGAGCTCGGCCGACAGCAAGGACAGTTCCTCGGCCAGTTCGATCGACTGGCCGCCGACCTCCTGACTGACCTTCTGGATCGCCGCCTCGATCGACATGCCGGATTCCACGCAGATCAGCAGCAGATCGAGCGAGTCGGGGAAGGCGGCCACGATCGACTGGCGTCGCTTGTCGATCAGGTTCTTCAGATAGATGTTCGGCGCATAGAAGCCGACCCCCGCCGCCCCCACCACCAGGGCGATCTGGGTGGTCATGGGCAGGTCGGACTTCAGGATGCCGAAGAGATAGACAGCCGTCAGCGCCATCAGGATGAAGGGCGTGGCGAAGCGGAAGAAGTAGAAGGTGTTCAGCGGCCCCGGCCCGCGGAACCCGGCCTGGGCCATGTTCTCCGCCACCTTGGGGTCTTCTAGCAGCTTCATCAGGTTCAGCCGCTCGACGACGCGGCGGCGATAGCTGTCGTCGGTGTGGCGCAGGCTGGCGCCCTCGCCGCCCGGCGCGCCCCCGCGCATGGCCTGACGCGAGCGCCGGCGCAGCTCCTCGCGGCGCTGGGCCACGGCCTTCATCCGCTTGTCCAGCCGCGCCCCGCCGCCGACGAAGGAGGACAGCAGGGTCAGGACGCTGGCGAAGACGGCCACGCCCACGCCGATGCTCAGCAGGTTCTGCGGGTCGGTGATGAAACGCATGAAGCCGTTCACGGTCGTCGGCCCTTCCTCAGAACTTGAAGGAGATCATGCGCTTCATCACGAAGACGCCGAGCGCCATCCAGACGCCCGAGACCATCAGCATGACCTGGCCGCGCATATCGGTGAACATCAGCATCATGTAGCTGGGGCTGGACAGCAAGACGAGGATCATCACCGTCGGCGGCAGGGCCGCGATGATGCCCGCCGAGGCCACGGCCTCGGACGACAGGGCCTTGATCTTCTCGACCATCATCCGCCGGGCGCGCAGCACCGAGGTCAGGTTGCCGAGGGCCTCGGCCAGGTTGCCGCCGGACTTCTGCTGGATGGCGATGACGATGGCGAAGAATTTCAGCTCCGGCGTCGGCATGCGCTCGTACATCTTCTCCAGGGCCTGGGCGAGCGTCAGCCCCACCCCCAGGCCCTCAACCAGCAGGCGGAACTCCCCGGCCAGGGGCTCGGGGCTCTCGCGGGCGATGATCTTGAAGCAGTCGTGCACCGGCAGGCCGGTCTTGATGCCGCGCACCAGGATGTCGACGGAATCGGCGAAGGCCAGGGAGAATTTCTTCATCCGCGCCTTGGCCTTGAAACTGACGATCCAGCGCGGCAGGCCCAGGCCCGCGGCCACGCCGACGCCCAGAACCAGGACGATGTTGGCCCCCAGGACGAAGGCCAGCAGCGCCCCGACCAGGCCCGAGACCGCGCTGATGATGACGAAGGTCCGCACCGACAGGCCCAGCCCCGCCTGCTTCAGGCGGGCGCTCATGGTCATGCGCGCCTTGCGCTCGCGCCGATCGACCTCCTGAAGCTGCAGCAGGATCTGCTTGCGCCGGGCCTCTGGCGTATTGGCCGCGGCCGCGCGCTTGGCCGCCGCGGCCGTTTCCGTCGCCGCACCGCCCAGGGTCTTGGCCCGCTTGACCGCCTGGCCCGAAGAGTCGTCGCCGCCGACCAGCACCCAGCCCACGCCGCCGATGGTGATGAAGGCGAGAACCGCCGCCAGGATGGGAAGCAGCATCCGCCCTACTCCGCCGCGTCCAGGGCCTCGGCCAGTTCCCGCTCCAGCCCATAGTAGCGGGCGCGGTCCCAGAAGCGCGGGCGGGCGATGCCGGTCGAACGGTGGCGGCCGGTGATCTTGCCGTGCGCGTCCTCGCCGGTGATGTCGTAGACGAACAGGTCCTGGGTGACGATGACGTCGCCCTCCAGCCCCACGACCTCGGTGATGTGTGTGATGCGGCGGCTGCCGTCGCGCAGACGGGCGGCCTGGACGATGACGTCGACCGAGCCGACGATCATCTCGCGGATGGTCTTGGACGGCAGGCCGTAGCCGCCCATGGTGATCATGGACTCCAGACGACTGATCGCCTCGCGCGGGCTGTTGGCGTGCAGCGTGCCCATCGAGCCGTCGTGGCCCGTGTTCATGGCCTGCAGCAGGTCGAAGGCCTCGGGGCCGCGCACCTCGCCGACGATGATGCGTTCGGGGCGCATCCGCAGGCAGTTCTTCACCAGGTCGCGCATGGTGATCTGGCCCTGGCCCTCCAGGTTCGGCGGGCGGGTTTCGAGCCTGACCACGTGCGGCTGCTGCAGCTGCAGCTCGGCGGCGTCCTCGCAGGTGATGACGCGCTCGGTCGGGTCGATGAAGGCGGTCAGGGTGTTCAGCAGGGTCGTCTTGCCCGAGCCGGTGCCGCCCGAGATGACGAGGTTGCAGCGCGCCGCGCCGATGACCCCCAGGACGCGCGCCCCTTCCGGACTGATGGAGTTGAACTCCACCAGGTTGCGCATCGTCAGCTTGTCCTTCTTGAACTTCCGGATCGTCAGCGTCGGGCCGTCGATGGCCAGGGGCGGGGCGATGACGTTGACGCGGCTGCCGTCGGGCAGGCGGGCGTCGCAGATGGGGCTGGCCTCGTCGACGCGGCGGCCCACCTGGGACACGATCCGCTGGCAGATGTTCATCAGCTGGCCGTTGTCGCGGAAACGGACGTTGGTCAGCTGCACCTTGCCGCCGACCTCGATGAACACCCGACCCGCGCCGTTGACCATGATGTCGGCGATGTCGTCGCGCGCCAGCAGCGGCTCCAGCGGCCCATAGCCGAGGACGTCGTTGAGGATGTCCTGAACCAGGTTCTCCTGCTCGGCCACCGACATGGAGACGTTCTTGATCGCCACCAGTTCGGAGACGATGTCGCGGATCTCCTCCGACGCCGCCTTCTGGTCCAGCTGCGCCAGCTGGGCCAGGTCGATGGTGTTCATCAGGGCGTTGAAGATGGTGGTCTTGGTCGCGTGGTAATAGTCGCTCTGCTCGCGCACGATCTCGGCGACGGCCTGGGCCTTCTTCAGTTGCTCCAGGCCGGGCGTGGCGCGCGGGCCGGCGCCCGAACCGCCCGCCGAGGGCGACGGCTCGGCCGGGCGTCCGATCAGGCCGTCCAGCGCGTCCAGCCGGTCGCTGCGCGGCGCGGCGGCGGGCGCCGCCAGAGGGTCGAGGTCTTCGGCCGAGAAGCCGTCCACCGGCTCGGGCGCGCGGCGCGCGGCCGGCTCCGGCGCCGGGGCCGGCCGGGGCGCGGCGGGGGCCAGGCCCGGTTGCGCTGTCCGCTTGCCGAACACGGCCTCAGCGCTTCTTGCTGAACAGGGAGGCGAACAGGGAGGCGCCCCCGGCGGCCTTGGCGGGCGCGGCCCTGACGCGGCCCGGGGCCGCGGGCATTTCGCGACGCGAGACGATCTGGGCCAGGGTCTCGAAGGCCTCGGCCGCCTTGGTCTTGGCCGCCGAATCCAGCACCATCTGGCCGTTGTTGGCCGCCACGCCGAACACCTTGGCGTCGAAGGGGATGCTGAGGCTGGGATGGACCCCCAGGGCCGCGCCGAAGTCCTTGGCCGGGATCTCGGGCCGTCCGGGCACGCCCACCTGGTTCAGCACCAGTCGCGGCGGGGCGTCGTTGGGGCGGCCCTGCTTGATCAGGTCGATCATGTTCTTGGCGTTGCGCAGCGAAGCCAGGTCCGGCGTCGCCACCACCACCACCTCGTCGGCCGCGATCAGCGCCCGGCGCATCCAGCCCGACCACAGGTGTGGCAGGTCCAGGACCACGAAGGGCGCGGTGGCGCGGATGCGGCTAGTGACCTCCTCGAAGGCCTCGGCGCCGATGTCCCAGTCGGTCTCGAGGCTGGCGGGGGCGGCGAACAGGCTCAGCTTGTCGGTGCAGCGGACCATCATCCGGTCCAGCAGGGTGGCGTCCAGACGGTCGGGCTGGCTCAGGGCGTCGGCCACCCCGCCCAGGGGGTCCTGGTTGAAGTCCAGCCCGGCGGTGCCGAACGGCAGGTCGTAGTCGACGATGACGGTGTTGACGCCGATCCGCTCGCTCATCGCATAGGCGGTGTTGTGGGCCACGGCCGAGGCCCCGGCCCCGCCCCGCGCGCCGACGAAGGCGATGGTGCGTCCGACGAAGGGCTGGGCCGGGTCGGCGAACAGGCCGCCGATGGCCGCGATCAGCTGCAACGGCTGGACCGGCGCCACCAGGTATTCGCTGACGCCCCGCCGCATCAGCTCACGGAAAAGCAGGATGTCATTGGTCGCGCCGATGATGACCACCTTGGTCCCCGCGTCGCAGACCTCGGCCAGCTGGTCGATCTCCCACAGGAGATGCTGCGGGTCCTTCAGGCTCTCGACGACGATCAGGGGCGGCGTCGGCTCGGACTGATAGGCCTCGATCGCGGCCTGCACCCCGCCCAGACGGATCTGGGTGGTGGCCCGGGCCATGCGCCGGTCCTGGCCGGCCCGCTCTGCGGCGGCGGCCGTGTCCTGGCGCTCGGCGAAGACATGGACGCCGATGCGCGGGATCGACACCTCCAGCGACGCCGGGCCGGCCAGGGACAGGCCGGACGGCGCCGCCGACACCGGGGCCGCGAAGGACGCCGCGACCTCGACCGGCGCCAGATCGATCACCGGCGGCGCGGCCTCGACAACCATCGGGGCGGAGCTCGGCGCGTCCAGCGGGGCGGCGTTGATCGCCGTCTCGGTCTCGGCCAGCAGGCGTCCGACCGGATCATAGGGGGCGGCCGGACGATCCTCCGTCACCTCCTCCAGGGCGGGGGGCGCCGGGTCCACGGCCGCGGGCGCGGCGGGCGCGGCGGCCGGCTGAAGGTCGAGGAACTCGTCCTCCAGGTCGAAACCGTCCAGGACGTCGAAATCCTGAGTGGAATAGGGTTTGGACATGATCGTCATTCCACGGCCCGCGAAATTCGCGTCTGCGTCAGCAGGGCCTCACGCTGGGCGGCCGTCTGCTCGCCCGATCGATAGGCGTCGAACACCACCGACCGGCGCCCCGCGTCGGCCGGAGCCAGGGCGCGCGGCGCGACGATGTCGCGCGGGTCGGCGATCTGGGCGGCCAGGTTGGCGGTGACGGCGCAGCCGAAGTTGGCGGACGACTGATTGTCGCCGGTGCGGCTCAGATTGCCCCATTGGGTCCCGCACTGGGGCACGACGGCGCGCACGGTCTCGAAGCCCGCCAGCACCGGCGCCCGGGGGGCGGGGGCCGCATAGCCGGTCATCCGGATGCGGTCGGCGGGCACGCCCGCCGCCTCCAGCGCCGCCTTGACGCCCCAGGCCGCGCGGGCGGCTGCGGGGTCGTCGCCGGCCGGCGCCTCGACCACCAGGGCCGGGGCCCCTTCCAGGGCGAAACGCGCGGCCAGGGCGTCCAGGGCCGCGCGCTGATTGGCCGACAGGCCGGTTTCGTGCACCGCCAGGGCGATGCGGTCCAGGCCGGGCTCGACCTCGAGGACGAAGCGCGACGCCGGGGTCAGCGGCGGCTCGCCGCCCAGGCTGGCCGGGCCGCCGGCGCAGGCCGACAGCGTCAGGCTCAGTCCCAGGACGGCGGCGGAGAGGGATGCGGTGCGGATCATGGCGCTCACTCGATCACATAGCCGACGGGGCCCCGCCATCCGGCGCCCGGCTGGGCGGTCGGGGCGGGCGATCCATAGACCTGGTTCAGCTGGCCGAAGAAGATGGTCTCGGCGTCCTGGGCGATGCGCAGCCCGTCGGCGGGCGTCTGCATCCGGCCCGGCGAGGTCGGGGTGACGATGTAGGGCTCGACGATGACCACCAGCTCGGTCTCGCCCATCAGATAGTCGCGCGAGCGGAACAGCTGGCCCAGCACCGGCAGATTGGTCATGCCGGGCAGGGAGTCGATCGCCTGGCGCGTCGATTCCTGCAACAGGCCGGCGATCATCATCGATCCGCCCGAGGGCAGTTCGATGGTGTTCTCGCTGCGCCGCACCGTCAGGCCGGGCAGGGAGATGGAGGCCGGGGTGCCCGCGCCGATGGTCAGGCCGCCCTGGGGCGTCAGCTCGGACACCTCGACCTTGACCTGCAGGCTGATGCGGCCCTCGGACAGGACCACCGGCCGGAACGCCAGGGCCACGCCGTAGGGCTTGTATTCGACCGAGATCTGGCCGTCGCGGTCGCGCCCCGTGGGCACGGGGAACTCGCCCCCGGCCAGGAAGCTGGCGGCCTCGCCGTTGACCGACGTCAGGTTGGGTTCGGCCAGCATCCGCACCAGGCCGACGCGCTCGAAGGCCTTGAGCAGGGCCTCGCCCTTGTTCAGCCCGTCGGAGCCGGGACCGGTGCCGGGCTGGGCCGTGTCCCAGTTGGACGGGTCGCCGGGGCGGCCGTCGACGGTGACGGGGCACAGGGCGTCCTGCGGCCAGCCGGCGCCGCACGGGACCTGCATCTGGAAATTCTTGGTGGTGTCGCGGGCGACGCCGCCGCTGATCCCGCCCAGCAGGGCGCCGTTGACGCCCCAGGTGGCGGCGTTGCCCAGCAGCCATTGGGTGTCGCCGACCCGGCCGATCACCGCCTGGGTGTCGAAGCCCAGCTGCTTGATGGCGCTGCGCTGCACCTCGACCACGCGGACCTTCAGTGTCACCTGGTCCGAGCCGGCGACGGCGATCATGTTCATGACCTTCTCGGGGGCGCTGACGAAGGCGCGGGCCACCTGGGCGGCGCGGTCGGCCTCGGCCGGGCTGGCGGCCACGCCGGTCAGGATGATGCTGTCGTTGACTGCCTCGGCGCGCACGGTCGAGCCGGGAACGACCCGGCTCAGCGTGTCCTGCAGGGCGCTGACGCCCGCGTCGACGCGGACCCGAAGCGTCAGAATGGTGCGCCCGGCGGCGTCCAGGAAGACGGCGTCCGTCTCGCCGCCCGCCATGCCGACCATGGTGATCCGCCGCGGCGAATGCAGCACGGCCTCGGCCACGGTGGGGTTGGAGATGATGACGTCGCGCGCATCGGCCGGCAGGTCGACGGCGAAGGAGGTCCCGCGCGGAAGGTTGACCATCTGGGGCGCCGCGCCCGCGGCGACGGCCGTGCGGGTCTGAGCCCGCGCCGCGTCCAGCGATGCGGAGCCGCCCAGGGCGATCAGGGCGGCGCAGGCGGCGACGACGAAACGATTCATGCCTGAAATCCTCATGGAACCGCCACCGCCTCGGCCTGACCCTCGCGATAGACGCGCACCACGCCGCCTCCGCCCGCCGCGCCCGTCGCCCCGCCGCCGCGTCGGACGGCGCCGGGCACATGGCCCGACGGTCCGGCCGTGTCGGCGTAGGAGCGCAGCACCAGGGACAGCTCGCCCTCGGACTTGGCCAGGGCCAGGACCTCGGCGTCGCGGCCGGTCAGCTCCAGGGTCGCGGTGGCGCCGACCACGGCCTTCTCGTCCTGGGCCGCGCGGGTGCTCTGGTCGATGGCCAGGACCTTGACGTTGCGCATCACGGTGGCGGCGGCGAACTTCGTTCCGCCCTCGTCGCCCGAGGCGGACTTGATCTCGCGCGTCAGCAGGACGTCGACCCGGTCGCCCGGCAGGATGAAGCCGCCGGCGGCGGTCTCGACGGTCACGCGAATGGCCATGGCCCGCATGCCGGGCTCCAGATAGGCGGCCATGTAGCCGCTGTCCCCGGCGCGCACGATCTTGCGCGCCACCAGGGGCTCCCCGGCCAGGATGGGTTCGCGCACCACGGCGCCGACGTAGTCGGCCTTGGCGCCCGGCGCATTGAGGACCGCGACGGCCTTCATGGCCCGGTCCACGGCGCCCGCCTTGGCGTCCGTGGGCTGGGCGTCGGCAGACTTGCCGCCCTCAGCGGCGGCCTCGGCCTTGGGCGGGGTCGCGCCGTCGGTGATGAAGAGGGGGTTGAGCTCGTCGACCGGCCAGTCCTTCCAGCTCAGGTCCGCGTCGGCCAGGCGACGCCCGGGCTCTAGGTCGCGCGCGGCGACCAGAACCTTGGCCATGGGGCGCGTCTCGACGGCGGCGGCCGCAGTCGCGCCGGGCTGCCCCGACGGCGAGCCCATGGCGCGCACGACCAGGGCCAGGCCGATGGCGGCGAGGGCGGCGATGCAGATGACGGCGATCTTGGCGGGCTTCATCGACGATCTCCGGCAGAGACGACCGACGCCGATCCGGCTGCCCGTCCCCTGCCGTTAAGAATTATGGGGGAGCGAGGTTAACGCGTCCCTAAGCGGGACACGGCCTTCTGCAGCGACGTTTCAGCCCGCAACGAAGACCGCCATCAGCGGGCTGGACGGGTAGGCCAGCAAGGCCCCGACGGCGATGGCGACGCCGTAGGGAATGTCGCCCTTGGGTTGCATCAGCCGCATGACCCAGCCGGGGCCGGTCTGGGCGAGGAGCGGCAGACGGCTGCGCGCGGCCATCAGCAGCAGGCAGAAGCCGCCGCCCGCCAGGGCCGTATAGAGGAGGAAGGGCAGACCGCCCGAGACGCCCATCCACAGCACCGAGGCGGCCAGAAGCTTGGCGTCGCCGCCGCCGATCCAGTTCAGGGCGAACATCCCGGCGCCCACGGCCAAGGCGGCGACCGCCAGCCCGACCGAAGCCCCGACCATGGAGAGCGGCAGGCCCAGCGCCAGAGCCGCCGGAAAGAAGCCGAGGATAAGCAGACCCGAAATCCAGTTCGGAATCTTCATCGTCGTCAGATCATGAAGCGCCGCCACGATGGCCAGCACGGGCAGGACGGCGAGCGGGACGATCGAAAGTTCGGTCATGACGCCATTGCAGGACAGACGACTTAAGATCAGGTTTCCAGTCGGCTGCGCTCAAGCTTCCGCCCTGCGCCTCAATTGAAATCGGCCGGTGCGTCGCCGCACCGGCCGATCCTCAAGCGTTACACGCCTGACTATTACATGCCTTGTTCGATGGTCTCGAAGGTGCCCTTGAGCTTGTCGCCCAGAGCGCCGACAGCGACGATGATGACGACGGCGATCAGGGCGGCGATCAGGCCGTATTCGATGGCCGTGGCGCCGGATTCGTCTTTGGCGAAGCGCGTGATGAAGTTACGCATGATGTGTCTTCCTTCTGTTGTAAGCGAGCAACTGGTCCACCATTCAGGGCCACCGGCTTTGCCCGCTTGACCCCCGTTTGCATGGGGACGATGCGGCGAAGTCCATTAAGGGCGAGTAAAGCCCAAAACGGCGGGGCAAAAAATTGATGGTTACTTCTACGTTTACTACGATGAAGACTTCCGTGGACGCGGCTCGGTGGAATTTCAGGTTTTCTTGACCTTTCGGCCTCAGGTTCGGGTTCGGCGCTCGCGCGCGCCTGTTCTGAACGCCCACGGAGGCCTCGCATGCGCCAGACCGCTCTCTTCTCCGCCGGACTCGTCGCGGCCCTGGCGCTCGGGCTCGCCGCGCCCGCCCTGGCCCAGGAGCGCCCCCTGGACGTGCAGATCGACCAGGCGACGCGGGTGCAGCTGCGCGCCCCGGCGAGTTCGGTGATCGTCGCCAATCCGCGCATCGCCGACGTCACCGTGACGGACGCCCACACCCTGTTCATCACCGGCAAGAGCTATGGCGTCACCCAGGTCATCGCCGTCGACGCCCTGGGCCGCCCCCTGTTCCAGCGCCAGGTGGTGGTCGGCCCCGGTTCGACCGGATCGGTTCGCGTCTGGCGCGGCGGAGACGCGACCGAGGTCGCCTGCGGAACCCGCTGCGCCCCCGCCGCGCGTCCCGCCACGGCGCCCTGATCGCCATGCGCGGGGGCCTGGACCTGAAGCGCCGCCGCCGCGAGGGCTCCACCGCGGTGGAGTTCGCCATGGTGGCCCTGCCCTTCTTCCTGCTGCTGTTCGGCATCCTGGAGATCGGCCTGCTGCTGCTGGTCGACGCCCTGGCCGAGACCGCCGTTTCCGACGCCGGACGCCAGGTCCGCACCGGCCAGGCCCAGGAGCTGAAGCTCAAGCCCGAGGACATCAAGGCGCGGTTGTGCGCCAATATGAGCGTCTTCGCGGCCGACTGCCCCAACCGCGCCTTCATCGACATCCGCGTGGTCGACGACTTCTCCGACCCGGTGGCGCCCGATCCCCTGGCGTCCGGCCTGTTCGATCCGTCGGTGCTTCGCTATCAGCCCGGCGGGCCCGGCGACCGGGTGCTGGTCCGCGTCTGGTACGAACAGCCCATCATCACCCCCTTCATCGCCCAGGCCCTGTCGCGCACCACCGACCATCGGGTGATGCTGACCACCACCCTGGCCTTCCGCAACGAGCCCTATCAATGAGGCGCCCCGCCCTCTTCGGTCTCCTGGGCCGGCTGGCCGGCGACCGACGCGGCGTCTCGGCGGTCGAGTTCGCCCTGCTCGCGCCGGTGATGATCCTGATCTATTTCGGCCTGGTCGAGTTCTGCCAGGGCTATATGGCCGAGCGCCGGTCCGGCCACGCCGCCTCCGTGGTGGCCGACCTGGTGGCCCAGTCGGGCGGGACCTCGCGCCTGGACCTGGACCGCACCTTCGCGGTGGGCGACACCATCATGCGCCCCTTCTCGGCCGCGCCCCTGTCCATCCGGGTGTCCAGCGTCACCGTGGACGCGCGCGGCGTGGCCACCGTCCAGTGGAGCCGCGCCAACGACCGCAACCTGACCCGCCGCGCCCCGCTCTCTGTGGTGGCCGACCTGCCCCCGGGCCTGATCTCGACGGGCGAGACCCTGATCCTGGGCGAGACCGAATACGCCTATCGATCCATCTTCGCCCAGGCCCTTCCCAGGAGCGTCACCTTCCGGCGCAGCTATTACCTGCGCCCGCGCACCACCGACCGGATCGCCTGCGCAGACTGCCCCGCCTGACCCCGACGCCCTAGCCGACCAGCGCCTCCTTCAGCGCGCGGATCTTGGCCTCGGTCTCCAGCCGCTCGGCGCGCGGATCGCTGTCGGCGACGATCCCCGCCCCGGCCAGGGCGCGCCAGCGCCAGCCGGCCGCCTCCCGCTCGAACGCCGCCGTGCGGATCAGGACCGAGGCCGTCAGCCGCGCCTCGCCGCCCAGGTCCAGTCCGAACAGTGAGCCGCACCACGGCCCGCGCGGCGGCTCGTGCCCCGCGATCACCTTCATAGCCTGATGCTTGGGCGCGCCGGTAATCGAGCCGGGCGGAAAGGCGGCCTCCAGAACCTCGGCCGGGCCCACGCCCTCGGCCGCCTGGGCCGTGATCGTCGAGACCAGGTGATGCACCGTCGGATGGCTCTCCAGTTCGAACAGCCGTTCGACCCGGACCGAGCCCGGCCGCGCCGCCCGCGCCAGGTCGTTGCGCATCAGGTCGACGATCATCAGGTTCTCGGCCCGGTCCTTGGCGCTGGCGGCCAGTTCCGCCGCCAGGGCGGCGTCGCGCGCCGGGTCGGGGTCGCGCGGACGGGTGCCCTTGATCGGCCGGGTCTCGATGCGGCCGCTGTGGCCGCCGAAAGTCAGGAACAGTTCGGGCGAGTTGGACACCAGCGCCCGCATCCCCAGCCGCCAGAAGGCGCCGTAGGCCGCGCCCCGTCCCGCGGACAGCCGCAGGAAGACCTCGAAGGGGTCA
The nucleotide sequence above comes from Brevundimonas naejangsanensis. Encoded proteins:
- a CDS encoding type II secretion system F family protein, which translates into the protein MRFITDPQNLLSIGVGVAVFASVLTLLSSFVGGGARLDKRMKAVAQRREELRRRSRQAMRGGAPGGEGASLRHTDDSYRRRVVERLNLMKLLEDPKVAENMAQAGFRGPGPLNTFYFFRFATPFILMALTAVYLFGILKSDLPMTTQIALVVGAAGVGFYAPNIYLKNLIDKRRQSIVAAFPDSLDLLLICVESGMSIEAAIQKVSQEVGGQSIELAEELSLLSAELSYLPDRRLAYEGMAKRTQHPGIKAVATAMTQAETYGTPLGAALRVMAKENRDLRLAAAEKKAAALPAKLTVPMILFFLPVLFVVILGPAIINIQDMTKGG
- a CDS encoding CpaD family pilus assembly protein, translating into MIRTASLSAAVLGLSLTLSACAGGPASLGGEPPLTPASRFVLEVEPGLDRIALAVHETGLSANQRAALDALAARFALEGAPALVVEAPAGDDPAAARAAWGVKAALEAAGVPADRIRMTGYAAPAPRAPVLAGFETVRAVVPQCGTQWGNLSRTGDNQSSANFGCAVTANLAAQIADPRDIVAPRALAPADAGRRSVVFDAYRSGEQTAAQREALLTQTRISRAVE
- a CDS encoding SRPBCC domain-containing protein, which codes for METTRIENRIGVRASADRIWEVLADLGGWSRWNPHETQVEGALSFGAAITLTEAIPDLGERRVEARLGDWQPLSQLIWTERRGFLFNAVRYYEIEQLEPGSCIVANGMIFTGLRGELFHDKHRARIRPAYEAINAALKQVAEEG
- a CDS encoding AAA family ATPase produces the protein MSKPYSTQDFDVLDGFDLEDEFLDLQPAAAPAAPAAVDPAPPALEEVTEDRPAAPYDPVGRLLAETETAINAAPLDAPSSAPMVVEAAPPVIDLAPVEVAASFAAPVSAAPSGLSLAGPASLEVSIPRIGVHVFAERQDTAAAAERAGQDRRMARATTQIRLGGVQAAIEAYQSEPTPPLIVVESLKDPQHLLWEIDQLAEVCDAGTKVVIIGATNDILLFRELMRRGVSEYLVAPVQPLQLIAAIGGLFADPAQPFVGRTIAFVGARGGAGASAVAHNTAYAMSERIGVNTVIVDYDLPFGTAGLDFNQDPLGGVADALSQPDRLDATLLDRMMVRCTDKLSLFAAPASLETDWDIGAEAFEEVTSRIRATAPFVVLDLPHLWSGWMRRALIAADEVVVVATPDLASLRNAKNMIDLIKQGRPNDAPPRLVLNQVGVPGRPEIPAKDFGAALGVHPSLSIPFDAKVFGVAANNGQMVLDSAAKTKAAEAFETLAQIVSRREMPAAPGRVRAAPAKAAGGASLFASLFSKKR
- a CDS encoding CpaF family protein, coding for MFGKRTAQPGLAPAAPRPAPAPEPAARRAPEPVDGFSAEDLDPLAAPAAAPRSDRLDALDGLIGRPAEPSPSAGGSGAGPRATPGLEQLKKAQAVAEIVREQSDYYHATKTTIFNALMNTIDLAQLAQLDQKAASEEIRDIVSELVAIKNVSMSVAEQENLVQDILNDVLGYGPLEPLLARDDIADIMVNGAGRVFIEVGGKVQLTNVRFRDNGQLMNICQRIVSQVGRRVDEASPICDARLPDGSRVNVIAPPLAIDGPTLTIRKFKKDKLTMRNLVEFNSISPEGARVLGVIGAARCNLVISGGTGSGKTTLLNTLTAFIDPTERVITCEDAAELQLQQPHVVRLETRPPNLEGQGQITMRDLVKNCLRMRPERIIVGEVRGPEAFDLLQAMNTGHDGSMGTLHANSPREAISRLESMITMGGYGLPSKTIREMIVGSVDVIVQAARLRDGSRRITHITEVVGLEGDVIVTQDLFVYDITGEDAHGKITGRHRSTGIARPRFWDRARYYGLERELAEALDAAE
- a CDS encoding type II secretion system F family protein, which produces MLLPILAAVLAFITIGGVGWVLVGGDDSSGQAVKRAKTLGGAATETAAAAKRAAAANTPEARRKQILLQLQEVDRRERKARMTMSARLKQAGLGLSVRTFVIISAVSGLVGALLAFVLGANIVLVLGVGVAAGLGLPRWIVSFKAKARMKKFSLAFADSVDILVRGIKTGLPVHDCFKIIARESPEPLAGEFRLLVEGLGVGLTLAQALEKMYERMPTPELKFFAIVIAIQQKSGGNLAEALGNLTSVLRARRMMVEKIKALSSEAVASAGIIAALPPTVMILVLLSSPSYMMLMFTDMRGQVMLMVSGVWMALGVFVMKRMISFKF
- a CDS encoding RidA family protein, whose translation is MITRIQPDRRMSQAVIHGETIYLAGQVGEPGEDVAAQTRTALAEIEVLLAECGSDKSKILSAQVWLADIAEFEAMNAVWDAWIDPAHPPARATCEAKLATPDYRVEVIVVAAR